From Cannabis sativa cultivar Pink pepper isolate KNU-18-1 chromosome 8, ASM2916894v1, whole genome shotgun sequence, a single genomic window includes:
- the LOC115699686 gene encoding meiotically up-regulated gene 184 protein, whose translation MECNKDEAARAKEIAEKKFLAKDIMGAKRFALKAQTLFPGLDGIAKMLSTLDVHISAENKISGEVDWYGILGVDQKADDETVRKQYRKLALMLHPDKNNSIGADDAFKLISQAWALLSDKAKRVAFDQKRNAIMNQKISNTNGNASATASGVNLTKTTTSKAKPPKPKSTTRAGSSTHKAEVYSAKPRNSRAKPAKTAPPEGHSVPASTQKAGVNSTKKDSSASPPTCTTSATRRSSRAKPPKTATAEGDSSPTPASTESGLNSTTNMESKASPPKSTTSAGHSNPASTCEPGVNSTKSTESGASLPKSTLSAGHSTISTEFSTKPLRSTVQPVHFKPSSQMPKSNYFFWTACHRCKKQYKFLRIYLDHKLQCSDCHEQFLAVETTPPNGLKSPASPKSLKQQKNSNKRKATKKASNPRKKSTAPQNAGTGGLNGPNTQNQNKFDWGTFTKTGASAAAQATTMVQQVYQTMKRGFEEVHAAATEREDLWRKNRCSPRKMSGASSVSPNIERTCKKPKRK comes from the coding sequence ATGGAGTGTAATAAAGATGAGGCTGCTAGGGCAAAAGAGATTGCAGAAAAGAAGTTCTTGGCGAAGGACATTATGGGTGCAAAGAGGTTTGCTTTGAAGGCTCAAACTTTATTTCCTGGGCTTGATGGTATCGCCAAAATGTTATCAACGCTCGATGTACATATTTCTGCTGAGAACAAGATAAGTGGAGAAGTTGATTGGTATGGCATACTTGGTGTGGATCAAAAAGCAGATGATGAGACTGTTAGGAAACAGTATAGGAAGCTTGCTCTTATGCTTCACCCTGATAAGAACAATTCCATTGGAGCTGATGATGCTTTTAAGCTTATTTCACAAGCATGGGCTTTGTTGTCTGATAAGGCCAAGAGAGTAGCTTTTGACCAAAAGAGGAATGCAATAATGAATCAAAAAATTTCTAATACAAATGGGAATGCATCAGCAACAGCTTCAGGGGTGAATCTCACAAAAACTACAACATCTAAAGCGAAGCCTCCAAAACCGAAAAGTACTACTCGTGCAGGTTCCTCAACTCACAAGGCAGAGGTTTATTCCGCAAAACCTAGAAACTCTAGGGCAAAGCCCGCTAAAACTGCCCCTCCAGAAGGTCACTCAGTTCCTGCTTCAACTCAAAAGGCTGGGGTAAATTCCACAAAAAAAGACTCTAGTGCAAGTCCTCCGACGTGTACCACTTCAGCAACTAGAAGAAGCTCTAGGGCAAAGCCTCCAAAAACTGCCACTGCAGAAGGTGACTCCTCCCCAACTCCTGCTTCAACTGAGTCAGGGTTAAATTCTACAACAAATATGGAATCTAAAGCAAGTCCTCCCAAAAGTACCACTTCAGCTGGTCACTCAAATCCCGCTTCAACTTGTGAACCAGGGGTGAATTCTACAAAAAGTACAGAATCTGGGGCAAGTCTCCCGAAAAGTACCCTTTCGGCTGGTCATTCCACAATAAGTACCGAATTTAGCACAAAGCCTTTGAGAAGTACTGTTCAACCAGTTCACTTTAAACCTTCAAGTCAGATGCCAAAATCCAACTACTTTTTTTGGACAGCATGCCATCGGTGCAAGAAGCAATACAAATTTCTCAGAATTTATCTTGATCATAAGCTCCAATGCTCTGATTGTCATGAGCAATTTCTTGCAGTAGAAACAACTCCTCCTAATGGCTTGAAGTCACCAGCATCACCAAAATCTTTGAAGCAACAAAAGAACTCAAATAAACGCAAAGCGACCAAAAAGGCATCTAATCCGAGAAAGAAAAGTACCGCCCCTCAAAATGCAGGAACAGGAGGGCTTAATGGTCCCAATACACAAAACCAAAACAAGTTTGATTGGGGTACATTCACAAAAACTGGTGCTTCAGCTGCTGCTCAAGCCACAACTATGGTACAACAAGTCTATCAGACTATGAAGAGAGGATTTGAGGAGGTACATGCAGCAGCAACCGAAAGAGAGGACTTGTGGCGAAAGAATCGTTGCTCTCCTAGGAAGATGAGTGGTGCTTCTTCAGTGAGTCCTAACATCGAAAGAACTTGTAAAAAACCAAAGAGAAAGTGA
- the LOC115699688 gene encoding uncharacterized protein LOC115699688, translating into MVNWESKPNTTLGKDEVTKLFAKNLTVYSMLCPRPNEIEFVSYITGGQPPLFVDLEELVLGEDGQPTQDALRSQAEKLASTLEERAEAARIFKDSTPPPPSPQRAPPAVPDGSGVDPSPASVPDGSGVDPSAASIPDQCGVDPLAASKDPPVPPSASIPSTSEARDLVYPAILARLETVERGQIALREGQAALLRGQTAIMDQLKTIMTLLQDPGRPAADSQPQPQPQPEEEARTPEDDFILPNDYQPDDDDMFCTPEKTNITSIGDTQDSEVQVLVTAPEVMENRRKRRRPRWFAEYTEMKKKARATSTLVNADPLRVVDRKLLRTFQNWVLGQIGNKYPRECFTGRYDSSWFLELHTPRFWLGNDHLDAAFHLIRRRQHFYPEIYPNRCVIMPCIFPAGVIGRWEAAGDDQANYQWDEGILDLIRGDESQFLASWKNKERIYMTLYFDRAKHWVTLEVDLDHWLLNIFDSSLGSISPNELKSHLAMWEKLLPNLLLQAGLFETHDMILVPQLTASESQVRNFTSKVMDRGVVRQTKTSGDYGMYVIEHIEHSMLETTFDNVHNDNMKKFRERWCVDLFYQNLA; encoded by the exons ATGGTCAACTGGGAGAGTAAGCCGAACACTACACTCGGGAAGGATGAAGTGACCAAATTATTTGCTAAAAAT TTGACAGTGTACTCCATGTTATGTCCTCGGCCGAACGAGATTGAGTTTGTGAGTTACATAACCGGGGGTCAGCCTCCGTTATTTGTTGACTTGGAGGAACTTGTGTTGGGTGAGGATGGGCAACCAACACAGGATGCTTTGCGAAGCCAGGCCGAAAAGCTTGCCTCCACATTGGAAGAACGAGCGGAGGCAGCCCGAATATTTAAAGACTCTACACCACCTCCACCGTCTCCACAACGTGCACCGCCTGCAGTTCCAGATGGGTCTGGTGTTGACCCATCTCCAGCTTCAGTTCCTGATGGGTCTGGTGTTGACCCATCTGCAGCTTCAATTCCAGATCAATGTGGTGTTGACCCACTTGCAGCATCAAAGGATCCTCCTGTTCCCCCGTCAGCTTCTATTCCCAGCACCTCAGAGGCTCGCGATCTAGTATACCCTGCCATTTTGGCAAGGTTGGAGACTGTGGAGAGGGGGCAGATTGCTTTGAGGGAAGGGCAGGCCGCTCTGCTAAGAGGACAAACAGCGATTATGGATCAGTTGAAGACCATAATGACGCTCCTGCAAGATCCTGGAAGGCCGGCAGCAGATTCACAGCCACAGCCACAGCCACAACCAGAAGAGGAGGCTCGGACACCGGAAGATGACTTCATTCTCCCAAATGATTACCAACCGGATGATGATGACATGTTCTGTACACCTGAGAAGACGAATATCACCAGCATCGGGGATACTCAGGATTCTGAGGTGCAGGTGTTAGTGACAGCTCCAGAAGTCATGGAGAACCGAAGGAAGAGAAGGCGGCCTAGGTGGTTCGCTGAGTACactgaaatgaagaagaaggctAGGGCTACTTCGACACTCGTGaatgcggacccacttagagtggtTGATCGGAAGCTGCTCAGGACTTTTCAAAATTGGGTACTCGGCCAGATTGGGAACAAGTACCCGAGAGAGTGCTTCACCGGTCGATACGATTCGTCTTGGTTCCTCGAACTACATACTCCGAGGTTTTGGCTTGGGAACGAT CATTTGGATGCGGCATTCCATTTGATAAGGAGGCGACAACACTTTTATCCAGAGATCTACCCAAATAGATGTGTCATCATGCCGTGTATTTTCCCAGCAGGAGTTATTGGTCGGTGGGAAGCTGCGGGTGATGACCAGGCTAACTATCAGTGGGATGAGGGCATATTAGATTTGATTCGAGGGGATGAAAGTCAATTCTTGGCCAGTTGGAAGAATAAGGAGAGAATATATATGACCCTCTACTTCGATAGAGCAAAGCATTGGGTGACGCTAGAGGTAGATCTGGATCATTGGTTGTTGAACATATTTGACTCGAGCCTCGGATCGATTTCCCCAAACGAATTGAAGAGTCACCTGGCAATGTGGGAAAAATTACTACCAAATTTGCTGCTGCAGGCTGGCCTATTCGAGACTCATGACATGATCCTCGTGCCTCAACTTACCGCCTCAGAGAGCCAGGTCAGAAATTTCACTTCAAAAGTCATGGACCGGGGCGTTGTTCGACAGACAAAGACAAG CGGTGACTACGGGATGTATGTGATAGAGCACATCGAGCATAGTATGCTGGAGACTACGTTTGATAATGTGCACAATGACAATATGAAGAAATTTAGAGAGCGGTGGTGTGTAGATTTGTTTTACCAAAATTTAGCATGA
- the LOC115699685 gene encoding meiotically up-regulated gene 184 protein — translation MECNKDEATRAKEIAEKKFLAKDMLGSKKFALKAQNLFPGLEGIPQMLSTLDIYISAENKIGGEADWYGILGLDQQADDETVRKQYRKLALMLHPDKNKSIGADGAFKLISQAWTLLSDKARRLAYDQKRKVNMSQKVPNTSGGSTATPGVNFTKSTKFSKPPKSTSRAGHSSNPTSAHKQKPNTFWTVCHRCKMQYEYLRVYLNHNLLCPNCHEPFFAIETPPPPSNGSKSSAAWNFSQQRHNSKNHKSNKNASNPGKSSAASSKAGAEGLNDSDSHNQNNFQWGPFSRTGGPSTATQAATVVQQAYQKVKREREEAQAATKREEALRRKNHSKKMSGSSSAGPNAAKRRRGAEDAGLGNSGRSSINQMGGKTGAVKSSGSKQVDSETSRRAVPELELHNLLMEKARKEICKKLKEWSSATISKPVTNEEEIQDRKTHEKEGKALRNSDMQQHDQTNLKEPVSTNIGKTDKELRGTSSSVNIKAEASEIMSISVPDPDFHDFDRERTEKSFGENQVWAAYDNDDGMPRYYAFIHNVICSNPFKMRISWLNSKTNSELGPLNWVASGFSKTCGDFRLGKHETNDSLNSFSHKLRWSKSASGIIIIYPRKGEVWALYRNWSPDWNELTADDVIHKYDMVEVLEDYIEELGVTVVPLVKVAGFTTVFHQHLDPGEVRRIPRHEMFRFSHHVPSYLLTGHEAPNAPKGCRELDPAATPLELLQVIAEAKEEDIMEIDEKVKEDNVVHSVEKSNDNGVAENLIKAGNKGKRCFEDTEVIKLDENAEESK, via the coding sequence ATGGAGTGTAATAAAGATGAGGCCACTAGGGCAAAAGAGATTGCCGAAAAGAAGTTCTTGGCAAAGGACATGTTGGGTTCCAAAAAGTTTGCTTTGAAGGCTCAAAATTTATTTCCTGGACTTGAAGGTATCCCTCAAATGCTATCAAcacttgatatatatatttctgcTGAGAACAAAATAGGTGGGGAGGCAGATTGGTATGGGATACTTGGTCTGGATCAACAAGCAGATGATGAAACTGTTAGAAAACAATATAGGAAGCTTGCTCTTATGCTTCATCCTGATAAGAACAAGTCCATCGGAGCTGATGGTGCATTTAAGCTTATTTCACAAGCATGGACTTTATTGTCTGATAAAGCTAGGAGACTAGCCTATGACCAGAAGAGGAAGGTGAACATGAGCCAGAAAGTTCCTAATACAAGTGGGGGTTCAACAGCAACACCAGGGGTGAATTTCACAAAATCCACAAAATTTAGCAAGCCTCCGAAAAGTACCAGTCGAGCAGGTCACTCCTCAAATCCCACTTCAGCTCACAAGCAAAAACCCAATACCTTTTGGACAGTGTGCCATCGGTGCAAGATGCAATATGAGTATCTCAGAGTTTATCTTAATCATAATCTTCTATGCCCCAATTGCCATGAGCCCTTTTTTGCAATTGAAACACCTCCACCTCCTTCAAATGGCTCTAAGTCGTCAGCTGCATGGAACTTTTCACAGCAACGACATAATTCAAAGAATcacaaatcaaataaaaatgcttcTAATCCGGGAAAAAGCAGTGCTGCTTCTTCAAAAGCAGGAGCTGAAGGGCTCAATGATTCTGACTCACATAACCAAAACAACTTTCAGTGGGGTCCATTCTCAAGAACAGGTGGTCCTTCAACTGCTACTCAAGCAGCAACTGTGGTACAACAGGCCTACCAGAAAGTGAAGAGAGAACGTGAGGAAGCACAAGCAGCCACCAAGAGAGAGGAAGCTTTGCGAAGGAAGAATCACTCTAAGAAAATGAGTGGTTCTTCCTCTGCAGGTCCTAATGCTGCAAAGAGGAGAAGAGGTGCCGAGGATGCTGGTTTAGGAAACTCTGGAAGGAGCTCTATAAATCAGATGGGTGGGAAAACTGGAGCTGTGAAGTCTTCTGGGTCTAAGCAGGTTGATTCTGAAACTAGCAGAAGGGCTGTTCCCGAACTTGaattacataatttattaaTGGAGAAAGCTAGGAAGGAAATTTGCAAGAAATTGAAGGAATGGAGTTCAGCCACCATAAGTAAACCTGTGACCAATGAAGAGGAGATTCAGGACAGAAAGACACATGAGAAAGAAGGCAAAGCTTTGAGAAACAGTGACATGCAACAGCATGATCAAACCAATTTAAAGGAGCCAGTGAGTACTAATATTGGTAAAACTGATAAGGAGCTTCGTGGGACATCATCTAGTGTCAATATAAAGGCTGAAGCTTCGGAAATAATGTCAATAAGTGTTCCGGATCCagattttcatgattttgacAGGGAACGAACTGAAAAGTCTTTTGGAGAAAATCAGGTTTGGGCTGCATATGATAACGATGATGGGATGCCTCGATATTATGCCTTTATTCATAACGTCATCTGTTCTAATCCATTCAAAATGCGCATCAGTTGGCTCAACTCAAAAACTAACAGTGAATTGGGTCCTTTAAATTGGGTTGCCTCAGGTTTCTCAAAAACCTGTGGCGATTTTCGTTTAGGTAAACATGAAACTAATGACTCACTCAATTCATTCTCTCACAAGCTTCGTTGGTCTAAAAGCGCAAGTGGAATCATCATTATATATCCCAGGAAGGGAGAAGTTTGGGCCCTTTATAGAAATTGGTCTCCTGATTGGAATGAATTGACAGCAGATGATGTAATACACAAATACGACATGGTGGAGGTCCTTGAAGACTATATTGAGGAACTAGGAGTGACCGTTGTTCCCCTTGTCAAAGTTGCTGGTTTCACCACAGTTTTTCATCAGCATTTGGATCCTGGGGAGGTCAGGAGGATTCCAAGACACGAAATGTTTCGTTTCTCTCATCATGTTCCATCGTACCTGTTAACTGGTCATGAAGCTCCTAATGCTCCAAAAGGTTGTCGTGAACTGGACCCAGCTGCTACACCCCTTGAGCTCCTTCAAGTAATAGCAGAAGCTAAAGAGGAAGATATTATGGAGATTGATGAAAAAGTTAAGGAAGATAATGTAGTACATAGTGTCGAAAAGTCTAATGACAATGGGGTTGCTGAGAATTTAATTAAGGCCGGCAACAAAGGGAAGAGATGTTTCGAAGATACTGAGGTAATAAAACTCGATGAAAATGCAGAAGAAAGCAAATAA